In Halictus rubicundus isolate RS-2024b chromosome 5, iyHalRubi1_principal, whole genome shotgun sequence, one genomic interval encodes:
- the Eb1 gene encoding microtubule-associated protein RP/EB family member 1 isoform X2, with protein MAVNVYATNVTAENLSRHDMLAWVNDCLQASFVKIEELCTGAVYCQFMDMLFPGSVPLKRVKFKTNLEHEYIQNFKILQGGFKKMNVDKIVPIDKLVKGRFQDNFEFLQWFKKFFDANYSRTEPYDALAMRAGETMGSGGSNAPRGTNAKRTAPRCYVALPKTTARIGVNKVPAHRPPVKTGAVGNRGDNGKVDELSAQLVELKMSVEGLEKERDFYFGKLRDIEVMCQDCDNGDPPPIVQKILEVLYATEEGFAPPEELEGDGLAPDDEEEY; from the exons ATGGCTGTTAATGTCTACGCAACAAATGTAACAGCGGAAAACTTGAGCCGACATGATATGTTGGCCTGGGTGAATGACTGCTTACAAGCGTCATTCGTCAAGATTGAAGAATTATGCACCGGTGCAGTTTATTGCCAGTTTATGGACATGCTCTTCCCAGGTAGCGTACCCTTAAAGAGGGTCAAGTTCAAGACAAATCTTGAACACGAATACATacagaattttaaaattctgCAAGGTGGTTTCAAAAAAATGAATGTAGATAAG ATTGTTCCAATTGATAAGCTGGTGAAAGGCAGATTTCAAGACAACTTCGAGTTTTTACAATGGTTCAAGAAATTCTTTGATGCGAATTACTCCAGAACAGAGCCATACGATGCACTTGCTATGCGAGCAGGAGAAACCATGGGTAGTGGTGGAAGTAATGCACCGCGCGGCACTAATGCAAAACGCACTGCTCCCCGTTGTTACGTAGCTTTACCTAAAACAACAGCTCGTATTGGTG TTAACAAAGTACCAGCACATCGCCCACCAGTGAAAACAGGCGCAGTCGGTAATCGTGGGGATAATGGGAAAGTTGATGAACTTAGTGCTCAG ctAGTGGAGTTGAAAATGTCAGTGGAGGGtctagagaaagaaagagacttCTATTTTGGTAAACTGCGTGACATCGAAGTTATGTGCCAAGATTGTGATAATGGAGATCCCCCACCTATAGTACAGAAAATCTTAGAAGTTCTTTATGCCACGGAG gAAGGATTTGCACCACCTGAAGAGTTAGAAGGAGATGGACTCGCGCCTGACGACGAAGaagaatattaa
- the Eb1 gene encoding microtubule-associated protein RP/EB family member 1 isoform X1: protein MAVNVYATNVTAENLSRHDMLAWVNDCLQASFVKIEELCTGAVYCQFMDMLFPGSVPLKRVKFKTNLEHEYIQNFKILQGGFKKMNVDKVIPVDKLIKGRFQDNFEFLQWFKKFFDANYDGREYEAYEARGCIPLGSGVDGTHNLSNPQLVLLPPQSKQSNMPQKHTQQRIAPRQQQVNKVPAHRPPVKTGAVGNRGDNGKVDELSAQLVELKMSVEGLEKERDFYFGKLRDIEVMCQDCDNGDPPPIVQKILEVLYATEEGFAPPEELEGDGLAPDDEEEY from the exons ATGGCTGTTAATGTCTACGCAACAAATGTAACAGCGGAAAACTTGAGCCGACATGATATGTTGGCCTGGGTGAATGACTGCTTACAAGCGTCATTCGTCAAGATTGAAGAATTATGCACCGGTGCAGTTTATTGCCAGTTTATGGACATGCTCTTCCCAGGTAGCGTACCCTTAAAGAGGGTCAAGTTCAAGACAAATCTTGAACACGAATACATacagaattttaaaattctgCAAGGTGGTTTCAAAAAAATGAATGTAGATAAG GTAATACCAGTGGATAAGTTAATAAAAGGCCGCTTTCAAGATAATTTTGAGTTTCTGCAATGGTTCAAGAAATTCTTTGATGCAAATTATGATGGCCGTGAATATGAAGCGTACGAAGCTCGTGGTTGTATACCATTGGGGTCTGGGGTTGACGGAACTCATAATTTGTCAAATCCTCAGTTGGTACTTTTGCCCCCTCAATCGAAACAGTCAAATATGCCGCAAAAGCATACCCAACAGCGTATTGCCCCTCGCCAACAGCAGG TTAACAAAGTACCAGCACATCGCCCACCAGTGAAAACAGGCGCAGTCGGTAATCGTGGGGATAATGGGAAAGTTGATGAACTTAGTGCTCAG ctAGTGGAGTTGAAAATGTCAGTGGAGGGtctagagaaagaaagagacttCTATTTTGGTAAACTGCGTGACATCGAAGTTATGTGCCAAGATTGTGATAATGGAGATCCCCCACCTATAGTACAGAAAATCTTAGAAGTTCTTTATGCCACGGAG gAAGGATTTGCACCACCTGAAGAGTTAGAAGGAGATGGACTCGCGCCTGACGACGAAGaagaatattaa